The following proteins are co-located in the Nocardioides piscis genome:
- a CDS encoding tyrosine-type recombinase/integrase, whose translation MGRPRTAIGTFGEFTYVPAPNGRIKARVRFRDDDGQLRLVQATGGTRKSAERALKQKLTRRDRFSAGSRDLSGDSTFGRLVEVWLADLDLTDKLAPSTRALYERNMRQLVMPAFESHTLREINVRKVDQFIKKLASTKSYSTAKQARTVLSLAFGLAVRYDALKENPVRGIARMHKPPSQTMALTLEQVDAIRDAARGWRRAPGTPGPPPDGQLEQIIEAMLGTSARIGEVLAIRKCDVDVTVSPATVRICGAIVSPAGKPTYRQAHPKTQKSTRVVSVPSFAAEVIRQRLVVVGPEGPDQLLFFTRNGTPLTTNNIRRRLRAVLSEAGIEGVTPHAFRRTVATVLDRASGPDLAAELLGHTSSKITKEHYIQPDEAVDPVTAEILEALAPKRVEGQP comes from the coding sequence ATGGGACGACCACGCACCGCGATCGGCACCTTCGGCGAGTTCACCTACGTTCCGGCCCCCAACGGCAGGATCAAGGCGCGCGTGCGCTTCCGCGACGACGATGGACAACTTCGACTCGTCCAAGCGACGGGAGGCACTCGCAAGTCTGCCGAGCGCGCACTCAAGCAGAAGCTCACGCGTCGTGATCGCTTTTCCGCCGGCAGCCGAGACCTGTCGGGCGACAGTACGTTCGGTCGTCTTGTCGAGGTGTGGCTCGCAGATCTCGATCTCACCGACAAGCTTGCGCCGAGCACACGTGCGCTCTACGAGCGCAACATGCGCCAACTTGTAATGCCGGCCTTCGAGTCCCACACGCTCCGCGAGATCAATGTGCGCAAGGTCGACCAGTTCATCAAGAAGCTCGCGTCCACCAAGAGTTACAGCACGGCCAAGCAGGCGCGAACGGTCCTCAGCCTCGCCTTTGGTCTGGCGGTCCGGTACGACGCTCTTAAGGAGAACCCGGTCCGCGGCATCGCCCGGATGCACAAGCCGCCGTCGCAGACCATGGCGCTGACTCTTGAGCAAGTCGACGCCATCCGAGACGCCGCACGAGGTTGGCGCCGCGCGCCAGGAACGCCGGGTCCGCCGCCGGACGGTCAGTTGGAGCAGATCATCGAGGCCATGCTGGGCACTTCTGCCCGCATCGGCGAGGTGCTCGCGATCCGCAAGTGCGATGTCGACGTGACCGTGTCGCCGGCCACGGTGCGGATCTGCGGGGCCATCGTCTCGCCGGCGGGCAAGCCGACGTACCGACAGGCTCACCCGAAGACGCAGAAGTCGACACGTGTGGTGTCGGTTCCGAGCTTCGCAGCTGAAGTTATCCGGCAGAGACTCGTCGTCGTCGGTCCCGAGGGGCCGGACCAGTTGCTGTTCTTCACCCGCAACGGCACGCCTCTCACGACCAACAACATTCGCCGGCGCTTGCGGGCGGTGCTGTCGGAGGCGGGGATCGAGGGCGTCACCCCGCACGCCTTCCGCCGCACGGTCGCGACCGTTCTCGATCGGGCAAGTGGGCCTGACCTCGCTGCCGAACTTCTCGGTCACACCTCGTCGAAGATCACCAAAGAGCACTACATCCAGCCCGACGAGGCAGTCGATCCGGTGACGGCCGAGATCCTGGAGGCGCTTGCCCCGAAGCGAGTGGAGGGGCAGCCGTGA
- a CDS encoding single-stranded DNA-binding protein produces MTIPTQMSLHGFIATAPELSKPDSKDARFYARVGVEHWRKEPDGSFTKLDPTFHNLVMYGESAKRAYARFRVGDQFVASGYITEYEKTWNEQTVTREQFVAKHIGHDTTWTRYSVDRTPANQPDPPADQLTAASEPPRVVGL; encoded by the coding sequence ATGACCATCCCGACCCAGATGAGCCTCCACGGCTTCATCGCTACCGCACCCGAACTGAGCAAGCCCGACTCGAAGGACGCCCGGTTCTACGCCCGCGTCGGCGTCGAGCACTGGCGCAAGGAGCCCGACGGCTCGTTCACCAAGCTCGACCCGACGTTCCACAACCTCGTGATGTACGGCGAGTCCGCCAAGCGGGCCTACGCCCGCTTCAGGGTAGGCGACCAGTTCGTCGCCTCGGGCTACATCACCGAGTACGAGAAGACGTGGAACGAGCAGACCGTGACCCGGGAACAGTTCGTCGCCAAGCACATCGGCCACGACACCACCTGGACCCGGTACTCGGTCGATCGGACGCCGGCGAACCAGCCCGACCCGCCGGCCGACCAGTTGACCGCGGCGAGTGAGCCGCCGCGAGTCGTCGGCCTTTAA
- a CDS encoding type IV secretory system conjugative DNA transfer family protein, with protein sequence MNPRGQSVDNDLVNLGLIGIAALGCLAAALRLAGTVTAWATGADLPRYGWASGLRVLADPERPGRALGTPGMSPWLYWLVVALMVAGVVCAALVVWRRVSGWREHTTRDPHRLAGTATSRDVRVTASKKSLLARGRTLRPSLDRPDAPDIGYLLGRARGTEVWASVEDSILLLGPPRSGKGLHVVINAILDAPGAVITTATRPDNIAATITARSRRGPVAVFDPQRLADGLPSGLRWSPVRGCEDPLTAMIRATGLASATGLSTGGVESGGFWEGKTRTALQSLLHAAALDRRSPAELFAWTLSPSAAADAVAILSSDPHAAPGWADSLESMIHSDPRTRDSIWMGVSLALSCLADPRVLDAVSPAAGEEFDPASFLTSNGTLYLLATGAGAGASWSLVAAFIEDLVETARHLAAASPGARLDPPLLMALDEIGNLSPLPSMPVLMAEGGGTGITTMPVLQSLSQARDKWGDHAAGAIWDASIVKVVLGGTSAARDLQDLSALIGERDERTDTISVGDYGSRSLQRSMRRVAVMPPEAIRTLPFGTALVLLRSAPPVVTELRPWTVRRDAEELRIDRTAIEATLRRR encoded by the coding sequence ATGAACCCGCGCGGCCAGTCGGTCGACAACGACTTGGTCAACCTCGGGCTCATCGGAATCGCTGCCCTGGGCTGCCTCGCTGCCGCACTGAGACTCGCAGGCACGGTCACCGCTTGGGCGACGGGTGCCGATCTGCCGAGGTACGGCTGGGCGTCAGGCTTGCGCGTCCTAGCCGACCCCGAGCGACCGGGGAGGGCGCTGGGCACGCCGGGCATGTCCCCATGGCTCTACTGGCTCGTGGTCGCCCTGATGGTCGCTGGCGTCGTCTGTGCGGCGCTCGTTGTCTGGCGACGAGTCAGCGGATGGCGCGAGCACACCACACGCGACCCGCACCGACTCGCCGGTACCGCCACGTCCCGCGACGTTCGAGTGACGGCATCGAAGAAATCCCTCCTGGCGCGCGGCCGAACTCTCCGACCATCGCTTGACCGGCCGGACGCCCCGGACATCGGCTACCTCCTGGGGCGAGCTCGCGGCACCGAGGTGTGGGCCTCGGTCGAGGACTCGATCCTTCTTCTGGGACCGCCTCGCTCCGGCAAGGGTCTGCACGTCGTTATCAACGCCATCCTCGACGCGCCGGGCGCGGTCATCACCACCGCAACGCGGCCAGACAACATCGCGGCCACGATCACTGCCCGCAGTCGACGTGGCCCCGTCGCGGTCTTCGACCCCCAGCGTCTGGCAGACGGACTCCCGTCCGGGTTGCGGTGGTCGCCGGTGCGGGGCTGCGAAGACCCGCTGACCGCGATGATCCGAGCAACGGGCCTTGCGTCCGCGACTGGCTTGTCGACGGGAGGGGTCGAGTCGGGCGGATTCTGGGAAGGCAAGACCCGCACGGCGTTGCAGTCCCTGCTCCACGCCGCAGCACTCGACCGGCGTAGCCCCGCTGAGTTGTTCGCGTGGACGCTCTCGCCGTCAGCAGCAGCGGACGCAGTAGCCATCTTGAGCAGCGACCCACACGCCGCCCCTGGCTGGGCCGACTCGCTCGAGTCGATGATCCACTCCGACCCGCGCACCCGGGACTCCATCTGGATGGGGGTCTCCCTCGCGCTGTCATGTCTGGCCGACCCGCGCGTCCTCGACGCGGTCTCGCCGGCAGCCGGCGAAGAGTTCGACCCCGCGAGCTTCCTGACCAGCAACGGCACGCTGTACTTGCTCGCGACCGGTGCTGGCGCCGGCGCCTCCTGGTCACTGGTCGCGGCGTTCATCGAGGACCTCGTCGAGACGGCCCGTCACCTCGCTGCGGCCTCCCCCGGAGCCCGGCTCGATCCACCACTGCTGATGGCCCTGGATGAGATCGGCAACTTGTCACCGCTGCCGTCGATGCCGGTCCTGATGGCTGAAGGCGGAGGAACTGGCATCACGACGATGCCGGTGTTGCAGTCCCTCTCGCAGGCACGCGACAAGTGGGGTGACCACGCGGCCGGCGCGATCTGGGACGCGTCGATCGTGAAGGTCGTACTGGGCGGGACATCGGCCGCGCGTGACCTGCAGGACCTCTCTGCCCTCATCGGCGAGCGCGACGAACGGACCGACACCATCTCTGTCGGCGACTACGGCTCTCGGTCCCTCCAACGCTCCATGCGCCGTGTGGCGGTCATGCCACCAGAGGCGATCCGGACACTGCCGTTCGGCACAGCTCTCGTCCTCCTCCGCAGCGCCCCGCCCGTGGTGACCGAATTACGCCCATGGACCGTGCGCCGCGACGCCGAGGAACTGCGTATCGACCGGACCGCCATCGAGGCAACCCTCCGACGCCGGTGA
- a CDS encoding ArdC-like ssDNA-binding domain-containing protein, translated as MRTQTSGLAEREAKIDALHQKLTNAVGALVSGDDWRRALEFAAQFRSRSFNNTLLIFSQHNAAYQEGRVPGPVPTNVAGFKQWLSLNRHVMKGQGGYAILAPVTARFASATPQNPESWRRLGRGEKPHGGETVHSRMIGLKPAHVWDISQTDGEPIPEPPRPQLLEGEAPDGLWDGLADQIVARGFELRLVSTARSIGGANGLTDYLTQEVSVRMDMDDAAQVKTLAHELGHVMLHGPDNVDAAMHRGIAEVEAESVALMVGAAHGLDTTNYTVPYVSTWASDVPGKSPVEVVQATADRVRAASLTILDNLPTTKVGDGNPPGLDRDTPAAHRAPAQASPAARTHVDVLGH; from the coding sequence ATGAGGACTCAGACCAGCGGCCTGGCCGAACGCGAAGCCAAGATCGACGCCCTGCATCAGAAGCTCACCAATGCCGTCGGCGCGCTAGTCAGCGGCGACGACTGGCGACGTGCGTTGGAGTTCGCCGCACAGTTCCGAAGCCGGTCGTTTAACAACACCCTCTTGATCTTCAGCCAACACAACGCGGCGTACCAGGAGGGCCGGGTGCCCGGGCCTGTGCCGACGAACGTGGCTGGTTTCAAGCAGTGGTTGAGCCTGAACCGTCATGTGATGAAGGGGCAGGGCGGGTACGCGATCCTCGCCCCGGTGACGGCCCGGTTCGCCTCAGCGACCCCGCAGAATCCCGAGTCGTGGCGACGACTCGGGCGCGGTGAGAAGCCACATGGGGGCGAGACCGTCCACTCTCGGATGATCGGCCTCAAGCCAGCCCACGTCTGGGACATCTCCCAGACCGACGGCGAACCGATCCCCGAGCCGCCGCGCCCGCAACTGCTCGAAGGCGAGGCGCCGGACGGCCTGTGGGACGGGCTGGCAGACCAGATCGTTGCCCGCGGGTTCGAGCTGCGACTGGTCTCCACCGCTCGCTCGATCGGCGGAGCAAACGGACTGACCGACTACCTCACCCAAGAGGTCTCGGTCCGGATGGACATGGATGACGCTGCGCAGGTGAAGACGTTGGCCCACGAACTCGGTCACGTCATGCTCCACGGGCCCGACAACGTCGACGCAGCGATGCACCGCGGAATCGCTGAGGTCGAGGCCGAGTCGGTCGCGCTCATGGTCGGTGCTGCTCATGGGCTCGACACGACGAACTACACGGTTCCTTACGTCTCGACATGGGCCAGCGACGTGCCCGGCAAGTCACCGGTCGAGGTCGTCCAGGCAACAGCCGACCGTGTCCGCGCTGCGTCGCTCACCATCCTCGACAACCTCCCGACCACGAAGGTCGGTGACGGGAACCCTCCGGGGCTGGACCGAGACACTCCTGCAGCCCATCGGGCACCAGCACAGGCCTCGCCGGCCGCTCGGACTCACGTCGATGTCCTGGGGCACTGA
- a CDS encoding ATP-binding protein: MSGWQDGRLHSAVLVSPRRERRGDRRLRRAAAKSRLAEDRETRKAEAKAKSDALTAERKATIVLPKSGDHGPAALRTPGRLRIPRHQDTSATLAGAYPFLAEGGLGSDGVFVGQDLYSGSSFVYDPWVLYARGLITAPNLVLAGIVGSGKSALAKSLYTRSIPFGRRVYVPGDPKGEHTAVAEAVGGRAIALGHGMSNRLNPLDEGHRPESVDDAQWQAQVTARRRDLLGALAETVLDRRLSPLEHTAIDVALSDAVSSTEVPVLPMVVERLLAPDRSTDTDGRLAEDGRLVGHALRRLVAGDLAGLFDGPSTVRFDPTLPMVSLDLSRVTENATLISVLMTCASAWMESALLDPAGGQRWVVYDEAWRLMSHPALLRRMDAHWRLARHYGIANMLIFHKLSDLDNVGDQGSAMRALASSLLANAETRIVYRQESDQLGSTATALGLTGTEQSLLPTLGTGQGLWRIKHRSFVVQHQLHPAELELFDTTGRMNAANPSHLPSETTPDGGTR, translated from the coding sequence GTGAGCGGCTGGCAGGATGGCCGGCTCCACAGCGCCGTGCTGGTCTCACCTCGCCGAGAGCGACGCGGTGACCGTCGATTGCGTAGAGCCGCAGCGAAGTCGCGGCTGGCCGAGGACCGCGAGACACGCAAGGCCGAGGCGAAGGCCAAATCCGATGCACTCACTGCGGAGCGCAAAGCAACGATCGTCTTGCCGAAGTCCGGCGACCATGGGCCGGCTGCTCTCCGGACGCCGGGGCGGCTTCGGATCCCCCGCCACCAGGACACGTCCGCAACTTTGGCCGGCGCCTACCCATTCCTGGCCGAAGGCGGTCTCGGCAGCGACGGCGTCTTCGTAGGCCAGGACCTCTACAGCGGCAGCTCGTTCGTCTATGACCCGTGGGTTCTCTACGCGCGCGGCCTGATCACCGCACCCAACCTCGTGCTCGCTGGCATCGTCGGCTCTGGAAAGTCGGCCCTGGCGAAGAGCCTCTACACACGGTCGATTCCCTTCGGGCGACGGGTCTACGTGCCGGGAGACCCGAAGGGCGAGCACACCGCCGTTGCCGAAGCAGTTGGCGGCCGCGCCATCGCTCTCGGGCACGGGATGTCCAACCGCCTGAACCCTCTGGACGAGGGGCACCGCCCCGAGTCGGTCGACGACGCCCAATGGCAGGCCCAGGTCACAGCTCGACGCCGCGACCTGTTGGGAGCTCTGGCGGAGACGGTCCTCGACCGTCGGCTCAGTCCACTCGAACACACGGCAATTGACGTCGCGCTATCCGATGCCGTCAGTTCGACCGAGGTGCCCGTGCTTCCGATGGTCGTCGAGCGGCTTCTCGCTCCGGACCGTTCGACCGATACTGACGGTCGGCTCGCCGAGGACGGGCGGCTCGTCGGACACGCCCTCCGACGGCTGGTCGCCGGCGACCTGGCGGGACTGTTCGACGGCCCGAGCACCGTGCGTTTCGACCCCACGTTGCCGATGGTCTCGCTCGATCTGTCCCGCGTCACCGAGAACGCCACCTTGATCTCGGTCCTCATGACCTGCGCTTCAGCCTGGATGGAGTCGGCGCTTCTCGACCCCGCTGGCGGGCAGCGATGGGTGGTGTACGACGAAGCCTGGCGCCTGATGTCGCACCCGGCCTTGCTACGGAGGATGGACGCCCACTGGCGCCTCGCCCGGCACTACGGGATCGCGAACATGCTGATCTTCCACAAGCTCAGCGACCTCGACAATGTTGGCGACCAGGGCAGCGCGATGCGCGCTCTCGCATCGTCGCTCCTCGCGAACGCCGAGACGCGGATCGTCTATCGGCAGGAGTCCGACCAGCTCGGCTCGACGGCCACCGCGCTCGGGCTTACCGGCACGGAGCAGTCGCTGCTGCCGACTCTGGGAACCGGCCAAGGGCTCTGGCGGATCAAGCACCGCTCGTTCGTTGTCCAACATCAGCTGCATCCGGCCGAGCTCGAATTGTTCGACACGACCGGTCGGATGAATGCGGCCAATCCTTCACACCTGCCTTCCGAGACGACACCGGACGGAGGAACACGATGA